GCACGGCCGTGGTTTTGATCTTGGTGGTGTCGGTTCCCGTGGTCGGCTCGGTAACCCCCATGGATTGCAGGCGCAACTCGCCATTGGCGAGCTTTGGCAGGTAGTAACTTTTTTGGCTCTCGCTACCGTGGCGCAGCAGGGTAAACATGTTGTACATCTGTCCGTGAATAGTGCCGGAATTACCGCCGCAACGATTGACCTCTTCCAGGATCACTGACGCTTCGGCCAGTCCGAGGCCGGAACCACCATATTCTTCGGGGATCATCGCCGACAACCAGCCGGCTTGGGTCATGGCAAGGACGAAGGCTTCGGGAAAGCCTTTGCGCTCATCGATTTCGCGCCAATACGCGGCGTTAAATTCCCCGCACAGCGCTCGCACACCTTCACGAATGGCATTGAGTTCTTCATTGTTGTTTTGCATATCTATCGCTCTCAGGGTGCTTGGAAGTGAGTCTGCCCACTCAGTCGAAAACCAGTTCGGCGATCTGTGCCAGACCACCGTCATTGCTCGCCCACAGTTGCGCACGGCCAGGCGCGAGAACGGCTCCACCGACGTCAAACGGCTGTGGAGCAATCAAAGGGCGCACACCGCGGAAATTGAACGCGCGTGGTTGGGCGTAAGGATGGGCACGCAGGAACGCTTGCAAATTCAGCGTTGCGATCAAAGGACCATGGACGACTTTTTCGGGGTAGCCCTCGACATCCACCACATAAGGCACGTCGTAATGAATACGGTGACCGTTGAACGTGATAGCGGAATAACGGAACAACATCACGGCGTCTGGGAAGACGGTTTCGTGCCATTGTGTGACCGGCGCGGGGTCACCGGGCGCGAGGTTCGGCGCCGTCATTTCGCGATAGACGATGTCCTGCTCTTCGCGAATGCACAGTTGCCCGCCCTGGGAAAATTCGTGGCTTACCGTCACGAAGAGCAATTGCCCGCTACGACCGTTTTTCTCCTCGATGCGGGTAATGGTCGACAGGCGTGAAGCTTCGGTTCCAGCGCGTAGAGGCTGGATGAATTCGACCCGGCTGCCGGCCCACATACGATTGCGCCGGGCCGCTGGCGGCAGGAATCCACCCCTCGCCGGATGGCCGTCCTCGCCCAAACCGGACGGCGCGACAGGCTCCTGAAAAAAGCACCAGTGCCACAGTGCTGGAAGTGCCGCCCCCGGCTTCAGCGGTGGCACGCCGAAAGTCGCAGCCACCCGTTTAAGCAGACTGGCGCCCAAATCGTCGGTCGCTTCTTCGGTGTTGCCGAGCCACGCATTTAGGTCGTGATTACTCATCAAATTTGCATCCTCGGTATGTTGCGTTACGACCGATGATGCGAGTGGCGTGGTGTTCTGTGAATCTACTTTTCTTTAAGCCTTCGTTAAACCAGAATTAACACCAAAGACCATCAGAAGAGACTTGCGGCATGCACTTTGATTTGACTGATCTGCGCCTGTTCATTCACATCGCCGAAGCCGCCAGCTTAAGCCAGGGGGCTCGACGGGCATTTATGTCACCTGCTGCGGCAAGCGTACGTATCAAGGCGCTGGAGGCGCAGTTGAACAACCATTTGCTGTATCGAGACAGCAAAGGCGTCGAACTGACCGATGCGGGCAGCAAGCTGCTGCAACACGCACGGTTGATCATGCGTCAGGTGGGGTATTTGAAAACCGAGTTCACCGAGTTCGGCGCCGATTCATCCGGGCATATCCGTATTTTTGCCAATACAACGGCCGTCACGGAGTTCTTGCCCGAATTGCTTTCCGGATTCCTCGCACAACGTCCCGGCGTGACTGTGGACCTGCGGGAACGGTTGTCCCGCGACATCATTCGAGGCGTGCTCGATGGTTCGACGGACATCGGTATCATTGCCGGCCCGGTGACGGCGAAAAATCTGCAAGTGCTGCAATTCAGCACTGACCGACTGGTGCTCATAGTGCCCGAGGGGCACGAACTGACCCGGCGTAAACACATCAGGCTGCGAGATACCGTTGCCTTTCACCATGTCGGCATGCAAGAAGGCAGTACCCTTCAGGCATTTGTACGCGATAAAGCCGAATTGATGGGTGAAACTCTGGTCTGGCGAATTCAGTTGTCCAGTTTCGAAGCAGTCTGCCGCATGGTTGAAGCAGGCGTCGGTATAGGTGTGATTCCGGAGTCCGCCGCCCTGCGCAATAGCAAAACCATGAAACTGGCCATTCTGGAGCTGGACGAACCCTGGGTGGTGCGCGACCGCAGTATTCTCATACGGGACTTCGATGCATTGCCAGGATGCGTCAAAGCACTGATCAGTCTCTTGCGAGAGCAACAATGAAACCAGGTTGCACGGTTCATCCGGCCGCGCAGCCTTAGACCTCAGGTCAAACTGGTTCCCGACATCAAGCCTTCGGTCAGCAACGAAACCAGAGGCTGGACCAGATGCTGCGTGCGCAACTCATCACCGATCACCGCCACTTCCGTCGTTGGCAACGTCGGTAATTTTTCCGAGGGTTCGACAATCCGCATGCCTTCCTGCAGGAATGAAGTGCCCAGCGCGGTAATGCCGAGTCCGGCCGCGACGGCAGCCTGAACCCCAATCAGGTTGCTGGCAAGACAAGCTGAAGACCATTCACGTCGTACCGACGCCATCGCTTCGATCATGATTGCGCGGTAGGCACACGGTGGTCGCATCATCACCAGGCGAACCGGGCGCGAGGCTTCGATTTCATAGTCTTTGGCAGCGATCCACACCAGCGGCTCGCGCCAAATGATTCGACCACGCTGAGCGCTGTTGCTGATCTTGCGTTTGGCAATCACTACATCCAGCTGGCCGGCTTCGTAGTCGTTCAACAGGTCGTTACTCAGGCCTGTTGTGAGTTCAAGCTGGACATCGGGGTAAAGCTTGCTGAACCGCGACAACAGCTTGGGCAACTGAGTGGGCACGAGATTTTCCGAGATCCCCAGACGTAGCAGGCTTACCTCCGCGGGTTCCCTGATTTCCCGAACGAAACTGTCGAAGTGCACCATCATCTTGCGCGCGCCGACCAGCAGGCGTTCGCCGTCCGGCGTCAGGGTCAACGCACGGCTGGTACGTTCGAACACTCGCAGGCCCAGCACTTCTTCCAGGCGGATGATCTTCTGGCTGACCGCCGATTGCGACCGGGAAATCACGTCGGCCGCGGCAGTAAAACTGCCGGTTTCCGCCACGGCGATGAACGCCCGCAACAAATCGATTTCAACGTCTCCAGCTTGCATGATGAATTCGCCTTTCTACTAGATACCATTAACTTTATGCGTTTGAGTTCTTGATAGCAAACTCCGAATATCGGGTCATGAAGCCAATCGAGTTGGCCCGACAAACCGGATCAGGAGCGTGTGGATGAATGAATCAGAATCCAGGCCCTCAGTCATGAAAGTGATATCCAACGCACTTGTGCTTATGGCAGTAGCACTTGGATTCGTCATGGCCATGCTGGATGTCACTGTGGTGAACGTTGCGCTGTCGGATCTGCAACGCGAGTTCGTCGTACCCTTATCCTCCCTGGTTTGGGTCATTGATGCTTATACGCTTACATTTGCTTCATTCCTGCTGCTGGGCGGTGCGCTGGCAAACATGCTCGGAGCCAAGCGGGCTTACATGCTCGGCCTGGCCTGGTTCATTCTGGCCTCTTTAGGATGCAGTCTGGCCACATCTGCGCCGGAGCTGATCGTAGCCCGTTTCATGCAAGGCATCGGTGCCGCGCTGTTCATGCCAAGCTCCTTGAGCCTGCTCAGCGAAGTATTTCCTGATCGCAGTGTGCGTATGCGAATGGTTGGAATCTGGGGCGCCATCGTCGGTACGGCAGCAGGAACCGGACCATTTGTAGGCGGTGTACTCGTCAACACCCTGGGCTGGAGAAGCATTTTCTATTTGAATATACCGATCGGCATCATCGGTATTCTCCTGTCCCAGTGGACATTGTCCGCTTCTGCTCGCCGCCCGGTCAGCTTCAACCCCAGCACGCATTTGCTGATTATGCTCGCATTGGGCGGTGCCAGTTTCGTGCTCATTGAAGGCCCCACGCTCGGCTGGCGCGCCACGAGCAGCCAAATTGCACTGGCTGTTACGGTAGTAGGCGGATTGGCCGTGGTCTGGCGGGAAAAAGTCTCGGCAGCGCCAGTCATCCCGATCCAACTGCGGGGCAACAAAAATTTTTGGACCCTCAACGGGCTGGGGTTTCTGATCAACTTCGTCTTATTTGGCGAGATCTTCTTCATCAGCCTGTTCCTGCAACAGTTCCATCACACCACGGCGCTGCAAACCGGCACTTGGATGCTACCGATCATGGGCGTGGTGCCGATCATCAATTACGCCTCAGGACATCTTTCACACCGGTATGGCGAGCGTTTGGTAATGCTTTGCGGGCTAGGCATTGGGGTAGCAGGCGCCCTTGCCACGGCCTTGATCGGCGGTAAGGCGACCTATGTCTGGATAGCCCTTGGCGCAGCACTGTGCACGGGCGGCATGGCGTTAGCGATACCGGCAGTCATCAGCACAGTCATGCATGTGAGCGGTGCCCTTAACTCCAACGTGGCCGCCGCCGCGCTTAACGCAAACCGCCAGATCGGCGCACTCACTGGTGTGGCGGTGATCGGGATTTTGCTGCACGCCGTCAGCGACTGGAACCTCTCAATACGGTTCGCGTTTGCCCTTGATGCCTGGGTTCTGATCGCCGCACTGGCATTGGTTTATCGGTCAAGAACTCTGACCCACTGATATCTGTTTTGCGTCACCACTGAAGCGGGCTGTAAGGCCCCAAAAAACCGAGGAACCCAAGATGGCAGACAATAAAGCTGTAGAAATTGTTGAAAGCTTCTGGCGTGAAGTCTGGCAGGCGAGAGACCCGCAAGCCGCCGCACGCTTTGTTGCAGAAGACTTCATTATCACGTCGGGCGGTGTCGATATTGTCGGACGTGAAGCCTTTATTGAGTGGATTGGAGTTTTCCTGTCGAAGATTGAAGACTTCACGTTTGGCAGTATCGAAACCTTTCAAAATCATGAAGGTACTCGAGTGGCTTCGCGCTGGAAACTCGCTGGAAGAAACCAGGGGTTCATTGGCGGTCGTTCATGCCGCACACCTTTTGAAATGCTCGGTACCGCGGTTTGGGAGGTTCGTCCAGACGGCTTGCTGGCGCATAACTGGGTTGAGCGTAACTCGCTCGAAGTCCATCGCGACTTGATGGCTCTATAAGGTCGTCACACGACGGCACTTTTGTCTCGAAAACTCCCTCCGCTCTTGTCCACGCAACAAAGTTGAGGGAGTCATTTACCAATGAGGATACGTTAATGAAGAATTATCTTCCGTGGATGACGCTCGTCTGTGCTTTTTCTGTCATGGCTCAACAGGAGCACAATGAGGGTCCGATAAAAGTTGAGCAATACCACTATGGAATGCAATTGGATATCGCCAGCGTCATCTCCACTACGACGCCGGCAGACAAATGCAACGCATCACCGGTCACCATGATTTATCGCGACTCCGAAGGCCGTCTCAAAGGTCTTGAATACATCGTTCTGTCGTCGGAGTGTGCAGCTGCAAGCGGCTGAAATCACCTCGCTACCTGAATGAACTCCTACTCGCTTGCAGAAACAAGAACAAGAAAGCAAGCACCCTTCCCCCCCTTCTTCGACATCCCCCTCATTCCTTTCCATTCGATGGCTATATGGAACCGCGTTGTGTCCGAAACTCAAAGTGACCGCGATGTTCCGAGGGACACAAGCACAAAAAAATCGCCGAGCACAGCTCAGCGATTTTATCGTTCAATCCTGTTTGAACCCGCCGTTTTATACTGCCGGTACTTGCGCACCAAGAACCGGTTCCATGCGCGGGGTACGCACCATGCACATCATGATCAAAATCCCAAGCAGCAATAATCCGGTGACGGCGTAGAGCCCATAGGCAAAACTTCCGGTAGCTGTTTTGATGGCTCCCATCAAGTAAGGCCCCACAAAACCGCCCACCATGCCAACGGTATTCACGTAAGCAATGCCACCGGGCGCGGCGCCAGCCGGCAAGTAACTCATGGGCATGGCGAGGATTATCGGCATCGCCGAAAACACGCCGAGTGCAGCCAAGGTCAGCCCGACAATACTCAAGCCAAAATTACCTTGCACAAAAGGCAACATCCCGAAACCGATGGCAGCCATTAATGAGCACACTGAAATATGCGCGCGGCGCTCCAAACGTCGATCGGAATGCCGGGAGATAAGGATCATGCCAATCGTGGTGATGCTGTAAGGCACCATCGCCCACAGGCCGATTTCAGTCCCCGTGGTCAAGCCGGCTTCACGCAGCATCATGGGCATCCAGAAATTCACCGCGTTGTGCCCACAAACAATGGTGAACCAGGTTATGGCGATAAGATGGATAGTTGGCCCGCGCAACGCGCCGATAAAGCCGTCATCACGCGCTGGCTGGAAACTGGCCAGATGACCGATCACTTTGACTTTTTCATCGGCTCGCAACCACCTGCAGGTGGCGGGACCATCAGACAGCAACCACAGCGCCAAGACCCCCAACACAATCGAAGGAATGCCCTCAATGACAAACAACCATTGCCAGCCTTGCAGCCCGGCCGTGCCCTGGAATACGTCGAGAATCATCCCTGACAAGGGCGCTCCTGCCACGCCAGCGATGGCCGAACCGCAAAGGAAAATGGCGGCCATCTGCGCCCTTCGAGCCGGAGGAAACCAAAAAGTCAGGTACAGCAGTACCCCAGGGGCAAAGCCAGCTTCGAATGCCCCCAGCAGTAAGCGCATCAGATAAAACGAAGTTGGGCTTTGGACCAGCATGGTGCAGCAAGAGACAAAGCCCCAACCGATCATGATGCGGGCAATGGTGATGCGTGCACCGAGGCGTTTCATCAGCAGGTTGCTGGGGATCTCGCAGCAGATGTAGCCAAAAAAGAAAATTCCGGCGCCCATTCCGTATACGGCGTCGGTAAAGTTCAGGTCTGCTTTCATATGCAGCGCGGCAAAGCCAACGTTAACCCTGTCCAGGTAGGCGAACACATAACAAATGAACAAAAAGGGCATCAGCCGCCAGGCAATCTTGCGATAGACGGGATCGTTATCATCGATCTGCGGCGCAACGCCATCAGCGTTGGAGGGTGTGGAATGCATGGATTGAATCTCCTGCTGCTATTGTTATTGGATGCGGAAGAGTTACGTTGATGAATGTTTGTCTCTTTTGCAGTCAAAGCGGTTGGGCAAGTGCATCCAGATCCATGGAAGTTCGAATACGTACAAGCCGCGAACAAAATGAATAAACGTCAATTCATTTTAAGCTCGCGGCCGGGCCAGATTGTTCGCAAAGTGTTCGTATTAACTCGACACTGTAATCACCGGATAACGCGATGCCGTCATCGAGACTTTCAATCCGATGCCAATTAACGCTTTGGAACTTTTCTTAACCGTTATTTTTCAAGTCGGATCAGCGAATGAACTGGTCGGCGTAATCAGCACCCAACCCGACGGATTCGTAATGACGACGGGCACTTTCCAGTTTGGTGTATACGTCCTCATAGTCCAGCGCCTTGCCGTAAGGATCGACATAGACGTAGTTGCCGGTCACGTGAAACAGCGTGATCATTTCGGTCACGTCTTCCGGCACAACCAATGTATGGGTCTCTCCTGGTGGTTCGAAGGCATAGCTGCCCTCGGTAGCGACCCATTCGTGTTCAAGATAATGCCAATGGCCGCGCAGGGTAATCGCATGCACCGGCCCACCATGTCGGTGACGGGAAAGAACACCGGCACGACGCACGCGGGTCAGATTGACGAAGTAGCCGCCCGACAAACTCAGGATCAACGGACGAAACCATACGCCTTCAGCTTGTGGCACCCACTCTCGTTCGTCACAGTCAAGATTCAGTGCGCCTGGCAGCAAAAAATCCGCCGGCATTCCTGCCGGTTGATCAAACTGATAAGGCACTTTGGATTGATCGCCACGCGCGGCCGTCATCACGGGTCTAGCCAAACTTGTTTCTTGTGCAGTCATTTTCAGATCACCTCACGGTCAAGCATTTAGCAAATACGATATCGCTATCGCAAACATCATAAAGTTTGCATTTAACATGCGAACTCCCCCAATGAGCGCACCCAATAGGAGCGCACTCAAAAAAGATCAACTTAACTTTTCGCCGTGCGTCAGGTTATCGTCCAGCGCTGGTCTTTCACTCGATCGCTGAGAAAATCAATAAACACTTTTATCCGCGGACTTAAATATTTTCGATTCGCATATATCAGGCTCACCGATTCTTTTTCACCGGTATAGAACTCTGGCAACAGCGGTACCAGCCGCCCATGGCGAATATCTTCACCAATATGAAATCCCGCGAGCTTGACGATGCCCGCTCCCTGTAACGCCAAATCTCGTAGCAGGTCACCCTGACCGAACGAAGAGCGACTGCGAAACGGCACTTTGAACAAGCGCCCGTTTTCCTGAAATGACCACGCGCTCCATTGGCTTTCGAAGTCAAAGCCAAAACATTGGTGGGCCAGCAAATCCTGCGGATGAAGTAATGGCGCGTGATTAGCCAGATACTGCGGCGAGGCACAGATAATCCATTCGTTGTCGTTCAAGCGACGGGCAACCCTCGATGAACTGGGTAAAAAACCGCTGTGAATGGCGACATCGACACCTTGCTCAAACAGATCGAGGTATTGCGCCCCCAATTGAATATCAAGATCGAGTAACGGATAGGTTTCCAGAAACTGTGGCAGCCACGGCAGGATCTGGTGCTTTGCAAAAGTGGTCATCGTATGCACGCGCAACATGCCGCTGACCCGGGTGGGCAGACGTTCGGCTAATGAGTCAGCCTCGCTCATGGCATCAACGACCGCCAAGGCACTTTTCAGATAGACCGCTCCCTCTTCCGTCAGTAGCAATGCTCTGGAACTTCGAACAAACAAACGCACTTGCAAGCGTTCTTCCAGCCGTGAAATCAGCTTGCTTACTGCCGAGGGCGTCAGATGGCTTGCCCGGGCCGCCGCGGAAAAACTGCCGTGCTCGGCTGCGCGTATGAAGGCGAGCATTTGCGAATAGTTGTCCAGATCTCACCTCCCGTTTTTATCAGTTGTCAGCCGGTCAATGACCGGGGCTTGGGGATCATGGTGCTTAAACTATTACATCTCTGAAAGGCTGAATATCCTCAAGATTTCACACCGGCTGTGAATTTTGGTCACAGCGGTGCCAATTCATAGGTGGCGAAATAAAGACTGGCAGACAGGCCAGGATTTATTGGCTTAACCACTGGCTGCAATCTGATTTATTCGTTTGCCAAGGGCATTGGTCACTCAAATACTCAAAACGCAGAAATGCCAAAGACAATAAGAGAGACCCCACATGTCCAATACGCCACGTTCCCTGGCTACGCCTTATACGTTGTCGTTCAGCCAGGATTGCATGGATGGCCGGCTGGCTCCCTTCAGCGCGGAAGTCGAGTCCATGACCGAGTCGGCGGTTCGTCCGGTCATCCATACCAAAGATGAACTCAATCACTATGTAGCGCTGATCGAACGCCCCTATGCAAAGCTCAATCGGGTGATAGCACAAATCGCCGGGCTGTTGATTCTTGGGCAAGCCGATAATGGCTTCAGTACTTACGCTCAACTGGCGCGCACGCCGGAACAGGATCTGATCGAAGTTATGGATCTGCTGGGCAATCTCAATATCCCGGTGATGGCGTCAGCGCATTTCAACCACTTGTCGCACACGGCCAGCAGTTTGTTGCACATCGCCCGAGAACTGCAGCGAAACATCAGTAATGGTGCAGTACTCAGGGAGCGCACACCGGCCTTACTGAAGGGACTCAATAACACCAATGCCATGCTGCGCTGCGCATCCAATGCACAGTTGGGGCTTATGCCTGTCGATCTGCAAAACGCCTGTTTTTGCTGTTCGCAGCATTGATATCGCTTTCATTCAAACACTCATAAAAGAGGCTGTCATGTCCCCCTATTCGATCTGGATTCTCGAATTTGCCAATATTCCGAACTTTCCGGTCAGCGGCATCAAATACGGCGTACATAATGAAGGGACCCGCAAATTGCCCTATTGCTATGTGCTGATCAAAGGTAATGGCCGCACGATCATGGTGGACGTCGGTTACAACCATCGCGATTACGGCCAGGCATTGGCCAAGCAATTTGGGGTTGGCGACTGGCACTCGCCACGGGACGTTCTGGCCGAGTGCAATGTCACGCCTGAAGAGGTCGATACGGTGTTTGTGACTCATGCTCACTTTGATCATTTCGGCAACACCGATGCCTTTCCCAATGCACGGTTTTATCTTCAGGAGCGGGAGCTGTCGAAGTGGATCTGGGCCATGGCGCTTCCGGACCGTCTGAACTGGACCCGCACCGGACTCGATCCTTCGGACATTTTGCGAGCGGTCGATCTGGCGCGCCAGGGCCGCCTTATCTGCGTGGAAGGTGAGATAGAGGACGTAGCACCGGGTATCGATCTGCGCGTCGCGTTCGACAGCCATACATTCGGCTGCATGTGGGTTCACGTACGCAATGATCTGGCCTCCAGTTCACACAACAGTTGGGTGTTGGCCGGAGACTTGGTGTACGTGTACGACAATATGCTGGCCAACCCGAAAATAGACCAAGGTGATATCACCGGGACATTGGAATACCGGCCCGTCGGGCTGGCGCAGAACAGCAATACCAATCTTGTGCTTGCCACCGAGGAAATGCTCAAGGCCGTGGATTACGAGGCCAAACGGGTGATCCCGGTGCACGAGGATCGGTTGAGCGAGGTATTCCCTACCCGTGTCACCGATAAAAACCTGCGGATCATGCAAGTCTGCCTGGCTGAAGGGGAAACTTCCCGCGTCTGACCCTCGGGTGTTGAGTCTTGCAAAAGCCGTCTTGCGACGGCTTTTGCGTTTCTGGCATGGGGTTACTTCAGCGCCAGGGTGTAGCTGAATATCAAGCGATTTTCGTCTGTGTCGCGCGTGTAGTTAGAGCGCTGGGTCGCATTGAGCCATTGCACACCGACGTTTTTCAACGGTCCGTCCTGCACCACGTACGTGATGTAGGTGTCGCGTTCCCACTCTTTACCCTCCTGGCTCATGTTGATCACATTAGCCTGGTCGCCACGTACGTATAGGGTGGTCAAAGTCAGGCCCGGTATGCCCGCTGCAGCAAAGTTATAGTCGTAACGCGCGCGCCATGAACGTTCCTGGGCGCGCGAGAAGTTACTGACCTGTAGTTCAGTGAAAAGGTAGCTGATCGTGCCGTCGATCAACGGATAGGCGGTATCGCCCCACAATTTCTGATAGCCACCGCTGATGGTATGGCCATTGAGGGAGTACCCCAGATTGGTACTGAGCGTTTGGTTATCGACCTTGCCGCCCAGCGCCGCGCCCGTTTCACTGCCGTCAAAGTATCGAACTTCACCCAGGATCCGGCCCGGCCCCCATGGCGTGCTGTATTTCAACCCGGCGAACCCTTGCTGATAGATGTCCTGCAGTTGACCGTAATGCAGGCTGGCGAGCAGATCCGGAGTGACCAGATAATCGACTGCCGCGAATTTGAAATCGTCCGAGCGTGCGCTGCTTGCATACTGCCCAGACTGGCTGGTGATGCCCATTTTTTCGAAATCCGTGGAGTCGCGTTGCTTGACCCGACTGATATGGCCCAGGTTGAGGGTCATGTTTTGCACGGCCTTGCTGGTGAGTTGCTGGCCTTCGAATGTCTGGGGGAATGCACGGCTGGTGTTCGGTTGTATCACCGCGATGCCAGACGGTTGCAAACTGCCCACGAACAATTCATTGCTTTCAAACAACCGCGCCTTGGCGGTCAGTCCAAGTTTTGAATATTCGTCAGCGGCACGTTTGGCGAAGGGCTTGGCCGGATCGTCGGAATCAGCCTGGCGCGCCAGAATCCCGGTACCCGACCGCTCCGGTGCCGAGTCAAGTTTGATCCCGAGCATACCCATTGCATCGAGGCCGAAACCAAGCGGCCCTTCGGTATAACCGGACTGGTATTTGAGGATAAAGCTTTGCGCCCACTCCTCCGCTTTCGACGGCCCGGTACCGTCGCGGTAATCGCGATTGAAGTAATAATTCTTGGTGCTGAAATTGACGTGACTGTCTTCAATGAAATCAGCGTGTGCCAGC
This DNA window, taken from Pseudomonas fluorescens NCIMB 11764, encodes the following:
- a CDS encoding FAS1-like dehydratase domain-containing protein, with product MSNHDLNAWLGNTEEATDDLGASLLKRVAATFGVPPLKPGAALPALWHWCFFQEPVAPSGLGEDGHPARGGFLPPAARRNRMWAGSRVEFIQPLRAGTEASRLSTITRIEEKNGRSGQLLFVTVSHEFSQGGQLCIREEQDIVYREMTAPNLAPGDPAPVTQWHETVFPDAVMLFRYSAITFNGHRIHYDVPYVVDVEGYPEKVVHGPLIATLNLQAFLRAHPYAQPRAFNFRGVRPLIAPQPFDVGGAVLAPGRAQLWASNDGGLAQIAELVFD
- a CDS encoding LysR family transcriptional regulator is translated as MHFDLTDLRLFIHIAEAASLSQGARRAFMSPAAASVRIKALEAQLNNHLLYRDSKGVELTDAGSKLLQHARLIMRQVGYLKTEFTEFGADSSGHIRIFANTTAVTEFLPELLSGFLAQRPGVTVDLRERLSRDIIRGVLDGSTDIGIIAGPVTAKNLQVLQFSTDRLVLIVPEGHELTRRKHIRLRDTVAFHHVGMQEGSTLQAFVRDKAELMGETLVWRIQLSSFEAVCRMVEAGVGIGVIPESAALRNSKTMKLAILELDEPWVVRDRSILIRDFDALPGCVKALISLLREQQ
- a CDS encoding LysR substrate-binding domain-containing protein, which translates into the protein MQAGDVEIDLLRAFIAVAETGSFTAAADVISRSQSAVSQKIIRLEEVLGLRVFERTSRALTLTPDGERLLVGARKMMVHFDSFVREIREPAEVSLLRLGISENLVPTQLPKLLSRFSKLYPDVQLELTTGLSNDLLNDYEAGQLDVVIAKRKISNSAQRGRIIWREPLVWIAAKDYEIEASRPVRLVMMRPPCAYRAIMIEAMASVRREWSSACLASNLIGVQAAVAAGLGITALGTSFLQEGMRIVEPSEKLPTLPTTEVAVIGDELRTQHLVQPLVSLLTEGLMSGTSLT
- a CDS encoding MFS transporter: MNESESRPSVMKVISNALVLMAVALGFVMAMLDVTVVNVALSDLQREFVVPLSSLVWVIDAYTLTFASFLLLGGALANMLGAKRAYMLGLAWFILASLGCSLATSAPELIVARFMQGIGAALFMPSSLSLLSEVFPDRSVRMRMVGIWGAIVGTAAGTGPFVGGVLVNTLGWRSIFYLNIPIGIIGILLSQWTLSASARRPVSFNPSTHLLIMLALGGASFVLIEGPTLGWRATSSQIALAVTVVGGLAVVWREKVSAAPVIPIQLRGNKNFWTLNGLGFLINFVLFGEIFFISLFLQQFHHTTALQTGTWMLPIMGVVPIINYASGHLSHRYGERLVMLCGLGIGVAGALATALIGGKATYVWIALGAALCTGGMALAIPAVISTVMHVSGALNSNVAAAALNANRQIGALTGVAVIGILLHAVSDWNLSIRFAFALDAWVLIAALALVYRSRTLTH
- a CDS encoding ester cyclase, producing the protein MADNKAVEIVESFWREVWQARDPQAAARFVAEDFIITSGGVDIVGREAFIEWIGVFLSKIEDFTFGSIETFQNHEGTRVASRWKLAGRNQGFIGGRSCRTPFEMLGTAVWEVRPDGLLAHNWVERNSLEVHRDLMAL
- a CDS encoding DUF2790 domain-containing protein, which codes for MKNYLPWMTLVCAFSVMAQQEHNEGPIKVEQYHYGMQLDIASVISTTTPADKCNASPVTMIYRDSEGRLKGLEYIVLSSECAAASG
- a CDS encoding MFS transporter, with translation MHSTPSNADGVAPQIDDNDPVYRKIAWRLMPFLFICYVFAYLDRVNVGFAALHMKADLNFTDAVYGMGAGIFFFGYICCEIPSNLLMKRLGARITIARIMIGWGFVSCCTMLVQSPTSFYLMRLLLGAFEAGFAPGVLLYLTFWFPPARRAQMAAIFLCGSAIAGVAGAPLSGMILDVFQGTAGLQGWQWLFVIEGIPSIVLGVLALWLLSDGPATCRWLRADEKVKVIGHLASFQPARDDGFIGALRGPTIHLIAITWFTIVCGHNAVNFWMPMMLREAGLTTGTEIGLWAMVPYSITTIGMILISRHSDRRLERRAHISVCSLMAAIGFGMLPFVQGNFGLSIVGLTLAALGVFSAMPIILAMPMSYLPAGAAPGGIAYVNTVGMVGGFVGPYLMGAIKTATGSFAYGLYAVTGLLLLGILIMMCMVRTPRMEPVLGAQVPAV
- a CDS encoding 2,4'-dihydroxyacetophenone dioxygenase family protein, which translates into the protein MTAQETSLARPVMTAARGDQSKVPYQFDQPAGMPADFLLPGALNLDCDEREWVPQAEGVWFRPLILSLSGGYFVNLTRVRRAGVLSRHRHGGPVHAITLRGHWHYLEHEWVATEGSYAFEPPGETHTLVVPEDVTEMITLFHVTGNYVYVDPYGKALDYEDVYTKLESARRHYESVGLGADYADQFIR
- a CDS encoding LysR family transcriptional regulator; the protein is MLAFIRAAEHGSFSAAARASHLTPSAVSKLISRLEERLQVRLFVRSSRALLLTEEGAVYLKSALAVVDAMSEADSLAERLPTRVSGMLRVHTMTTFAKHQILPWLPQFLETYPLLDLDIQLGAQYLDLFEQGVDVAIHSGFLPSSSRVARRLNDNEWIICASPQYLANHAPLLHPQDLLAHQCFGFDFESQWSAWSFQENGRLFKVPFRSRSSFGQGDLLRDLALQGAGIVKLAGFHIGEDIRHGRLVPLLPEFYTGEKESVSLIYANRKYLSPRIKVFIDFLSDRVKDQRWTIT
- a CDS encoding N-acyl homoserine lactonase family protein, with translation MSPYSIWILEFANIPNFPVSGIKYGVHNEGTRKLPYCYVLIKGNGRTIMVDVGYNHRDYGQALAKQFGVGDWHSPRDVLAECNVTPEEVDTVFVTHAHFDHFGNTDAFPNARFYLQERELSKWIWAMALPDRLNWTRTGLDPSDILRAVDLARQGRLICVEGEIEDVAPGIDLRVAFDSHTFGCMWVHVRNDLASSSHNSWVLAGDLVYVYDNMLANPKIDQGDITGTLEYRPVGLAQNSNTNLVLATEEMLKAVDYEAKRVIPVHEDRLSEVFPTRVTDKNLRIMQVCLAEGETSRV
- a CDS encoding OprD family porin; the encoded protein is MTPKLFSVSLAGALAGLPALAHADFIEDSHVNFSTKNYYFNRDYRDGTGPSKAEEWAQSFILKYQSGYTEGPLGFGLDAMGMLGIKLDSAPERSGTGILARQADSDDPAKPFAKRAADEYSKLGLTAKARLFESNELFVGSLQPSGIAVIQPNTSRAFPQTFEGQQLTSKAVQNMTLNLGHISRVKQRDSTDFEKMGITSQSGQYASSARSDDFKFAAVDYLVTPDLLASLHYGQLQDIYQQGFAGLKYSTPWGPGRILGEVRYFDGSETGAALGGKVDNQTLSTNLGYSLNGHTISGGYQKLWGDTAYPLIDGTISYLFTELQVSNFSRAQERSWRARYDYNFAAAGIPGLTLTTLYVRGDQANVINMSQEGKEWERDTYITYVVQDGPLKNVGVQWLNATQRSNYTRDTDENRLIFSYTLALK